In Girardinichthys multiradiatus isolate DD_20200921_A chromosome 10, DD_fGirMul_XY1, whole genome shotgun sequence, the sequence actgcttcaatgcggcgtggcatggaggcaatcagcctgtggcactgctgaggtcttatggaggcccaggatgcttcgatagcggcctttagctcatccagagtgttgggtcttgagtctctcaacgttctcttcacaatatcccacagattctctatggggttcaggtcaggagagttggcaggccaattgagcacagtgataccatggtcagtaaaccatttaccagtggttttggcactgtgagcaggtgccaggtcgtgctgaaaaacgaaatcttcatctccataaagcttttcagcagatggaagcatgaagtgctccaaaatctcctgatagctagctgcattgaccctgcccttgataaaacacagtggaccaacaccagcagctgacacggcaaacagaccatcactgactgtgggtacttgacactggacttctggcattttggcatttccttctccccagtcttcctccagactctggcaccttgatttctgaatgacatgcagaatttgctttcatccgaaaaaagtactttggaccactgagcaacagtccagtgctgcttctctgtagcccaggtcaggcgcttcttccgctgtttctggttcaaaagtggcttgacctggggaatgcggcacctgtagcccatttcctgcacacgcctgtgcatggtggctctggatgtttctactccagactcagtccactgcttccgcaggtcccccaaggtctggaatcggcccttctccacaatcttcctcagggtccggtcacctcttctcgttgtgcagcgttttctgccacactttttccttcccacagacttcccactgaggtgccttgatacagcactctgggaacagcttattcgttcagaaatttctttctgtgtcttaccctcttgcttgagggtgtcaatagtggccttctggacagcagtcaggtcggcagtcttacccatgattggggttttgagtgatgaaccaggctgggagttttaaaggcctcaggaatcttttgcaggtgtttagagttaactcgttgattcagatgattaggttcatagctcgtttagagacccttttaatgatatgctaattttgtgagataggaattttggattttcatgagctgtatgccaaaatcatctgtattaagacaataaaagacctgaaatatttcagttagtgtgcaatgaatctaaaatatatgaatgttaaattttcatcatgacattatggaaaataatgaactttatcacaatatgctaatattttgagaaggacctgtatatattaatggaaagtagaaggaaaaacggtaaaaaaaaaaaaagtgtccaAGCCTTAAGAGGATTGTTCAGCAAAGTCCATTTGAGTATAGGAAAGATTTACAAGGCGTGGCCTGCAGATGGAGTCAGTGCCTCAAGAACCACCAGACACATGTGGACAGCAGTGAGATATGGGCTTTCATTTTGATGGTTATGGTTTAGAGCAAATGAAAATGCAGAACATTATATCAAACCAATTTAAAGTAAAGGCTTTTTAGAATGGATATTTTCAGCCAATACTTCAGCCAGGGCTTCTTTTACACAAATTACTACAACAAAGATGCTTGGCATgcaggcaatcagcctgtgctACTACTGAGGTGTTCAGGCTTAAAAACAGCCTTCAGCTCACATATGCACCGTCTTTTATCTTCCTCTTGATGATACTCTAAAGATACTCAGTGGGGTAAGTCAGGACAGTTCACTAGCCAATCAAGCAAAAATCTTTACACGCCAAATTCAGTGATAATTGGGAAGCCTTCATTTCACAGGGCGGCTCTGTTGCTTGTGAGCCTTTTTTCTACTACGTTTTCCTTCCAATAGACTTTCCCTTAACATCAACACTGTTCAGTTTAGTATTAATTTATCACAGGTTATATCGTTATCACGATATATAAAATACCAATTTTATTAAGCATTAGATGTTGTCTTAATATCATGCAACCCTACCTGTAAGACACCCTTCATCACaccttttttttaactgaaattaaTTACCTTTACaacaatattttcatttaaagtgTGTGAGAAACTGCTTACTGATATGGAGGCACTGGAGTCTAACTGGTATTTGGCAGCGATTCCGAAGCGAGTGCCGTTGTTGCCAGCGGTCCAGGCGAGATCCACAGCTGTCTCCAAGTCGTTGTTTACCTTCTGATATATGGATCCACCAAACTCTGAACCATCATTTCTGTATCGTGGTAAGAAAGGAACGCCTCATATCACCTGAACGTTACAAACCTTAAAATATCTACACCTAAAAACAATGCATTAACATTCATTTTGAGACCTACACAACGGTGTGAAGCTGGAAGTCCCCAGTCTTGTATCCAACAGCGAAGTTACTCCGAGTCATCCTAGATTTGGCCGAGTCAAAGGTCATCTGGTAGCCAGCGAGCCATCCCTCGTATCCGGCCACCACTGCTCCGTGGATAGTAGGACCGGCAAAGTCTAAATCCACATCGACTCCAGCGTTAAGGTATTCCCTTTTATATGCCGTCTTGACTTTACCGCTCTTCTTCCTGTGGACATGTGACAGGAAATTAACACTTAGAATGTGAAGAGAAAAGAAACAGTCGAATTAGATGCAGTTAAAATCTAACTTGCCCCGTGTTGGGTGAAAACGTAGTTTCAAACTGAAGTTTCAGTCCCTTGGTGATCTGTGAGAAGAAGAATCTGCGCATAAggaatttaaaagtttttttaattggtGGAAGAATCACAAGGGGAGCAAAGTCTTCCCATTTACCTTATCCTCAACACAGACTTCTGTCCCCAGAGTGTTTTCTGTGGTCCACTTCTCTGTGAAGGTCAGCCCATACTCGGCCAGCTTATACTTGGTTTCCAGGGTGCCAGTGACCTTGCTGGTGTCTACGTTTGATGAGCCAGATGTTTTAAATTCCTGAAAGGAACATAAGAGGAAATTAATACAAACTGGAGACAACACAGATTGGAAAGTTTCTTTATCTTTCAAGGCTGACTGATAAATGTTGATCCGAGGCCACCACTAACAGTTGTTTCAGAAGCTATTTTTTAGTAAGCTCAAAAcacctcaaactggtttcttaaaCAGTGGCATCCACcatcaccagatctcaatctggtagagctttgggatgtggtggaacagaaATT encodes:
- the LOC124875481 gene encoding voltage-dependent anion-selective channel protein 2-like, producing MGPAGPRSTGCLCSISSISSLHRLGPTFANFTVVDRTTLILDIMAVPPAYADLGKSAKDIFNKGYGFGMVKLDVKTKSSNGVEFKTSGSSNVDTSKVTGTLETKYKLAEYGLTFTEKWTTENTLGTEVCVEDKITKGLKLQFETTFSPNTGKKSGKVKTAYKREYLNAGVDVDLDFAGPTIHGAVVAGYEGWLAGYQMTFDSAKSRMTRSNFAVGYKTGDFQLHTVVNDGSEFGGSIYQKVNNDLETAVDLAWTAGNNGTRFGIAAKYQLDSSASISAKVNNSSLVGIGYTQSLRPGMKLTLSALVDGKNINAGGHKLGLGLELEA